The Clostridium chauvoei genome has a window encoding:
- a CDS encoding V-type ATP synthase subunit F: MYKKIGVVGDKDSVLAFKALGIDVFPVVGADEARIAVDKCARNDYAVIFVTEHVAQEIEETIARYNEELLPAVILIPSNQGSLNIGLKRISDSVEKAVGVNIL; encoded by the coding sequence ATGTATAAGAAAATCGGAGTTGTTGGAGATAAGGATTCAGTTTTAGCTTTTAAAGCACTAGGAATAGATGTTTTCCCAGTAGTTGGAGCTGATGAAGCTAGAATAGCAGTTGATAAATGTGCAAGAAATGATTACGCAGTTATATTCGTAACAGAGCATGTAGCTCAAGAAATCGAAGAAACAATAGCTCGTTACAATGAAGAATTACTTCCAGCTGTAATATTAATTCCAAGTAATCAAGGATCATTAAATATTGGTCTTAAGAGAATTAGTGATAGTGTGGAAAAAGCTGTTGGCGTTAACATTTTATAA
- a CDS encoding V-type ATP synthase subunit K, whose amino-acid sequence MEMSWIKFFIENNGGFIFAAIGVALAVGLSGIGSAKGVGLVGQAATGLVTEEPEKFGKALVLELLPGTQGLYGFVIGFLVFSKMTSGMTLEQGMYLLGACLPIAFAGLWSGIAQGKVAAAGIQILAKRPEHNTKGIILAAMVETYALLGFVISFMLVSKGF is encoded by the coding sequence ATGGAAATGAGTTGGATTAAATTTTTTATAGAAAATAACGGTGGATTTATTTTTGCTGCAATAGGAGTTGCTTTAGCAGTAGGTTTATCAGGTATAGGATCAGCTAAAGGGGTTGGCTTAGTAGGTCAAGCAGCTACAGGATTAGTTACAGAAGAACCAGAAAAGTTTGGTAAGGCATTAGTTCTTGAACTATTACCAGGTACTCAAGGTTTATACGGATTCGTTATAGGTTTCTTAGTATTCAGTAAGATGACTTCAGGAATGACTTTAGAACAAGGTATGTACTTATTAGGAGCTTGTTTACCAATAGCTTTCGCTGGATTATGGTCAGGTATTGCTCAAGGTAAAGTTGCAGCAGCAGGTATTCAAATATTAGCTAAAAGACCAGAACACAACACTAAGGGTATCATTTTAGCAGCTATGGTTGAAACATATGCATTATTAGGATTCGTTATCTCATTCATGTTAGTAAGTAAGGGATTTTAG
- a CDS encoding B12-binding domain-containing radical SAM protein, with protein sequence MKILLTAINSKFIHSNLAVRYLRAFTKDMDYNCQIREFSINDRDEKILEEIIKEKPNVVAFSTYIWNIEMIKRLSNLIKLVDDNIEILYGGPEVSYDSQNILKELNGEYIIEGEGEKTYREFVEYKLGKRDIDSVRGLYFKKDGIVVANGKRPLMNMNDIMFPYEEEENLDNKIVYYEASRGCPFNCKYCLSSTIHGVRFLDIDRVKKELQFFIDKEVRLVKFVDRTFNCNHKFAMAIWEFLINQDTKTQFHFEISADILKNEELELLKKAPKDRFQFEVGVQTTNDEVLTRINRFVNFSDIKEKVLELLSIKNIKQHLDLIAGLPGEDFKSFKKSFNDVYNINPEEVQLGFLKLLRGSSMREEAEEYGMKYSPYPPYEILKTKNISYYEILELKKVEEMVDKYYNSQKFNNIIKYLVVKFETPFDFYQSLGSFFDKKGYFNKNIGNNEYYKVFLDFNMEILKEDNSILMDLAKYDYLNFNKRRGMPAFFERGLDKEEEQAIKEKIREKYLLKNYHVESFSINIDKFMHNGKVINEKTYYLFGHEGDIINITEEIY encoded by the coding sequence ATGAAAATTTTACTTACTGCTATAAATTCTAAGTTTATTCATAGTAACTTAGCTGTTAGATACTTAAGAGCATTTACAAAAGATATGGATTATAATTGTCAAATAAGAGAATTCTCAATAAATGATAGAGATGAGAAAATATTGGAGGAAATTATAAAAGAAAAACCAAATGTAGTTGCTTTTTCAACTTATATTTGGAATATAGAAATGATAAAAAGACTATCAAATCTTATAAAGCTAGTAGATGATAATATAGAAATACTTTATGGGGGACCAGAAGTATCTTATGATAGTCAAAATATATTAAAAGAATTAAATGGTGAGTACATAATAGAAGGAGAAGGGGAAAAGACATATAGAGAGTTTGTGGAATATAAACTAGGAAAAAGAGACATAGATAGTGTAAGAGGTTTATATTTTAAAAAAGATGGTATAGTAGTTGCAAATGGAAAAAGACCTTTGATGAATATGAATGACATAATGTTTCCTTATGAAGAGGAGGAAAATCTTGATAATAAAATAGTTTATTATGAAGCATCTAGAGGATGTCCATTTAATTGCAAGTACTGCTTATCTTCTACAATTCATGGTGTAAGATTTTTAGATATAGATAGAGTGAAAAAAGAATTACAATTTTTTATTGATAAAGAAGTAAGGCTTGTTAAATTTGTAGATAGAACTTTTAATTGCAATCATAAGTTTGCTATGGCTATATGGGAATTTTTAATAAATCAAGATACCAAAACTCAATTTCACTTTGAAATATCAGCAGACATATTAAAAAATGAGGAATTGGAACTTTTAAAAAAGGCGCCAAAGGATAGATTCCAATTTGAAGTAGGAGTTCAAACTACTAATGATGAAGTTTTGACACGTATAAATCGTTTTGTTAACTTTAGCGATATAAAAGAAAAGGTTCTAGAACTACTTAGTATAAAAAATATAAAGCAACACTTAGATTTAATAGCTGGATTACCAGGAGAGGATTTTAAATCTTTTAAAAAGTCATTTAATGATGTTTATAATATTAACCCAGAAGAAGTTCAACTAGGGTTTTTAAAGTTACTTAGAGGATCTTCAATGAGAGAAGAAGCAGAAGAGTATGGAATGAAATATTCACCGTATCCACCATATGAAATATTAAAAACTAAAAATATTTCATATTATGAAATACTAGAGTTAAAGAAAGTTGAGGAAATGGTCGATAAATATTATAATAGTCAAAAGTTTAATAATATAATAAAGTATTTAGTTGTCAAATTTGAAACACCATTTGATTTTTACCAAAGTTTAGGTAGCTTTTTCGACAAAAAGGGATATTTCAATAAAAATATAGGGAATAATGAGTACTATAAAGTATTTTTAGATTTTAATATGGAAATATTAAAAGAAGATAATTCTATTTTGATGGATTTAGCAAAATATGATTACCTAAATTTTAATAAAAGAAGAGGTATGCCAGCATTTTTTGAAAGAGGATTAGATAAAGAAGAAGAGCAGGCTATTAAGGAAAAAATTAGAGAAAAATATCTATTAAAGAATTATCATGTAGAATCATTTAGTATAAATATAGATAAATTTATGCATAATGGGAAGGTAATAAATGAAAAAACATACTATTTATTTGGGCATGAAGGTGATATAATAAATATTACTGAAGAAATTTATTAA
- a CDS encoding V-type ATP synthase subunit D, translating to MARLNVNPTRMEMSKLKKRLTTAVRGHKLLKDKQDELMRQFVNLVKYNNELRKSVEAELQGSLKDFVMASAVMSSEFLEEAVAYPKESISVEVGTKNIMSVNVPEMNFKRQLEGDEGSIYPYGFANTSAELDDAIGKLYGILPKLLELAEVEKSTQLMADEIEKTRRRVNALEYMTIPSLQETIKYIRMKLDENERGALTRLMKVKDMIEARS from the coding sequence ATGGCAAGATTAAACGTCAATCCTACTAGAATGGAAATGTCTAAGCTGAAGAAAAGATTAACAACAGCTGTTAGAGGACATAAACTACTAAAGGATAAGCAAGATGAGCTTATGAGACAATTCGTTAATCTTGTTAAATATAATAATGAGTTAAGAAAGTCTGTAGAAGCTGAACTTCAAGGCTCATTGAAGGATTTTGTTATGGCAAGTGCTGTAATGAGTTCTGAATTTCTTGAGGAAGCAGTAGCTTATCCAAAGGAAAGTATTTCAGTTGAAGTTGGAACAAAAAACATCATGAGTGTTAATGTTCCTGAAATGAATTTCAAGAGACAACTAGAAGGAGATGAGGGAAGCATATATCCTTATGGATTTGCTAATACATCTGCAGAATTAGATGATGCTATTGGAAAACTTTATGGAATACTACCAAAACTTCTAGAACTTGCAGAAGTTGAAAAATCAACACAGCTTATGGCTGATGAAATAGAAAAGACTAGAAGAAGAGTTAATGCTCTTGAATATATGACAATACCATCTCTTCAAGAAACTATCAAGTATATAAGAATGAAACTTGATGAAAATGAAAGAGGAGCTTTAACTAGATTAATGAAGGTTAAAGATATGATAGAAGCAAGAAGTTAA
- a CDS encoding V-type ATP synthase subunit B, whose product MLKEYRTVTEVVGPLMVVEGVEGVKYDELVEVELQTGEKRRGKVLEIQGSKAMVQLFEGSSGINLKGTKAKFLGRPLELGVSEDMLGRIFDGMGNPIDNGPNIIPEQRLDINGEAINPVSRDFPSEFIQTGISAIDGLNTLVRGQKLPVFSGSGLPHKELAAQIARQARVLNSDSNFAVVFAAIGITFEESQFFVEEFQRTGAIDNAVLFMNLASDPAIERIATPRMALTCAEYLAYEKGMQVLVILTDITNYAEALREVSAARKEVPGRRGYPGYLYTDLSTLYERAGRIRGREGSITQIPILTMPEDDKTHPIPDLTGYITEGQIILSRELYKKGIMPPIDVLPSLSRLKDKGIGKGKTREDHADTMNQLFSAYAQGKQAKELSAILGESALSDTDKQYAKFAEAFENEYVSQGFTTNRTIEETLQLGWKLLKILPKTELKRIRDEYLEKYMPKGDEE is encoded by the coding sequence ATGCTTAAAGAATACAGAACTGTTACAGAAGTTGTTGGGCCTTTAATGGTAGTTGAAGGTGTTGAAGGCGTTAAATATGATGAACTAGTTGAAGTTGAACTTCAAACTGGTGAAAAAAGAAGAGGTAAGGTTCTAGAAATACAAGGATCAAAAGCAATGGTACAGCTTTTTGAAGGTTCTTCAGGAATCAACTTAAAGGGAACTAAAGCTAAATTCTTAGGAAGACCTCTTGAATTAGGTGTATCAGAAGATATGCTTGGTAGAATATTCGATGGTATGGGTAATCCAATAGATAATGGTCCAAATATCATACCAGAACAAAGATTAGATATAAATGGTGAAGCTATAAACCCAGTTTCAAGAGACTTCCCATCAGAGTTTATCCAAACTGGTATCTCTGCTATAGATGGTCTTAATACTCTTGTTAGAGGACAAAAGTTACCTGTTTTCTCAGGTTCAGGTCTTCCACACAAAGAGTTAGCTGCTCAAATTGCTAGACAAGCGAGAGTTTTAAATTCAGACTCTAACTTCGCAGTTGTATTCGCAGCTATAGGTATTACATTCGAAGAATCACAATTCTTCGTTGAAGAATTCCAAAGAACAGGTGCTATAGATAATGCAGTTCTATTTATGAACCTTGCATCTGACCCAGCTATCGAAAGAATAGCTACTCCAAGAATGGCATTAACTTGTGCTGAATACTTAGCATACGAAAAGGGAATGCAAGTTCTTGTAATACTTACAGATATAACAAACTATGCAGAAGCATTAAGAGAAGTATCTGCTGCTAGAAAAGAAGTTCCAGGTAGAAGAGGATATCCAGGATACCTATATACTGACCTTTCTACATTATATGAAAGAGCAGGTAGAATAAGAGGAAGAGAAGGATCAATCACTCAAATTCCTATATTAACAATGCCTGAAGATGATAAGACACATCCAATTCCAGATTTAACTGGATATATAACAGAAGGACAAATAATACTTTCAAGAGAATTATATAAGAAAGGTATTATGCCTCCAATAGATGTATTACCATCACTTTCAAGACTTAAAGATAAAGGTATAGGTAAAGGAAAGACTAGAGAAGACCATGCTGATACAATGAACCAATTATTCTCAGCTTATGCACAAGGTAAGCAAGCTAAAGAATTATCAGCTATCTTAGGGGAATCAGCTCTTTCTGATACTGATAAACAATACGCAAAATTTGCTGAAGCTTTCGAAAATGAATATGTTTCACAAGGATTCACTACTAATAGAACAATTGAAGAAACATTACAATTAGGTTGGAAACTTCTTAAGATACTTCCTAAGACAGAACTTAAGAGAATTAGAGATGAATATCTTGAAAAGTATATGCCAAAGGGAGATGAAGAATAG
- a CDS encoding V-type ATPase subunit, translated as MALEAIGEIKKAEAKAEAIVSEATAKAKEIIKNATVEAEKQYDEILEKAKAKRMKLMQDAQTEGDKQAEPILTKGEKEVQGIYDVSGAKKDNAINLVVERIVKIHGNS; from the coding sequence TTGGCATTAGAAGCAATAGGTGAAATTAAAAAAGCAGAAGCTAAAGCGGAAGCTATAGTTTCAGAAGCTACAGCAAAGGCTAAGGAAATCATAAAAAATGCTACTGTTGAAGCAGAAAAACAATATGATGAAATTTTAGAAAAAGCAAAAGCAAAAAGAATGAAGCTTATGCAAGATGCTCAAACTGAAGGCGATAAACAAGCTGAACCTATCTTAACGAAAGGTGAAAAAGAAGTTCAAGGCATATATGATGTGTCTGGAGCAAAGAAAGATAATGCTATTAATTTAGTCGTTGAGAGGATAGTGAAAATTCATGGCAATAGTTAA
- a CDS encoding V-type ATP synthase subunit E: protein MSNVNNLTSKILRDSEERKGNILASAEEEKNKILSKKVNKAKELEAEIITKAELEAKTRKERILSAAALKVRNNKLAAKQEVIQDVFKKSVDKLTTLSKEEFLNFVRESILALGEIGDQTLILNNEGLEVVDIAFIYELNEALGNNGNIKLSSEAGEFKGGFILEKNGIEINNTYEALVSSLRDELEFEVARVLFN from the coding sequence ATGTCAAATGTAAATAATTTAACTTCTAAAATCCTTAGGGATTCAGAAGAAAGAAAGGGAAATATATTAGCTTCTGCTGAAGAAGAAAAGAATAAAATTCTTTCAAAGAAAGTTAATAAGGCTAAAGAATTAGAGGCTGAAATTATAACTAAAGCTGAATTAGAAGCTAAGACTAGAAAAGAAAGAATACTATCTGCAGCAGCACTTAAAGTTAGAAATAACAAATTGGCTGCAAAGCAAGAAGTTATTCAAGATGTCTTTAAGAAAAGTGTAGATAAGTTAACTACACTTTCAAAAGAAGAATTCTTAAATTTTGTAAGAGAATCAATACTTGCATTAGGAGAAATTGGAGATCAAACTTTAATTTTAAATAATGAAGGACTTGAAGTTGTAGATATTGCCTTTATATATGAATTAAACGAAGCATTAGGCAATAACGGAAATATTAAATTAAGTTCAGAAGCTGGAGAATTCAAAGGTGGATTTATTCTTGAAAAGAATGGCATAGAAATCAATAACACATATGAAGCTTTAGTAAGTTCATTAAGAGATGAATTGGAGTTTGAAGTAGCAAGAGTGTTATTTAATTAA
- a CDS encoding V-type ATP synthase subunit I: MAIVKMNKFTLLAFESQKEELIRRLQGFSSVEFVDLQDEELLEKYEELKSLSKDDIDSECAKYEENLSKAKSAVNFLTNYVPKKSGLKALEDDKESLSLDELESQVEKSEWLAVYDKVKEKEDELASLHAKITKLEGEIEILTPWQSLDTSFESLNELKMTYCVLGTIQKEYEQTLVESLDEVYLEIISRNNNDINVLILANLEDKEKISEVLRGLGFSYFKTESKHVPMKSITDFKAEIEELKSKEFFVKQELLDFKSELKTLQLVYDYYTSKIQRKAVSKNFLKTDTIVTIQGWNCKEDNDKLISICKDVLGDDYYLNFEEVKDEEIDDVPIKLKNGKMTSAFVQVTEMYSYPKYNEVDPTPLLAPFYLIFFGMMVADAGYGLLVMLGSIFALKGLNLDKSKRDFARFFFYLSIPTIAFGLIYGSFFGDMLPLPKLVDPSRDVNTILILSIILGVIQIFFGLGIKAYTLIKLGKPLDAFYDVGAWVITLVSIGLLVLAPMFGLPAIVGTISKFAMIFGMIVIILTGGRAEKSKGAQLGQGLYALYGITGYVGDLVSYTRLMALGLAGGSIAGALNLLIGSLPGVAVWIVGPVFFILAHIFNLLLSLLGAYVHTARLQYVEYFSKFYDGGGKPFEPFTASDKYINLKRN, translated from the coding sequence ATGGCAATAGTTAAGATGAACAAATTCACTTTGCTAGCATTTGAATCTCAAAAAGAAGAGCTTATTCGTAGATTACAAGGATTTTCTAGTGTAGAATTTGTTGATTTACAAGATGAAGAATTACTAGAAAAGTATGAAGAGCTTAAAAGTCTTTCAAAAGACGATATAGATTCAGAGTGCGCAAAGTACGAAGAAAATTTATCAAAAGCTAAGTCTGCAGTAAACTTCTTAACAAATTATGTACCAAAAAAATCTGGATTAAAAGCCTTAGAAGACGATAAGGAATCTTTAAGCTTAGATGAACTTGAAAGCCAAGTAGAGAAATCAGAATGGTTAGCAGTTTATGATAAGGTTAAAGAAAAAGAAGATGAGCTAGCTAGTTTACATGCTAAAATTACTAAACTAGAAGGAGAAATAGAAATATTAACTCCATGGCAATCTTTAGATACTTCATTTGAGTCATTAAATGAATTAAAAATGACTTATTGTGTCTTAGGTACTATTCAAAAGGAATATGAACAAACTTTGGTTGAAAGTTTAGATGAAGTATATCTTGAGATTATATCTAGAAATAACAATGATATTAATGTACTTATTCTTGCTAATTTAGAAGATAAGGAAAAAATATCAGAGGTACTAAGAGGTTTAGGATTTAGTTATTTCAAAACAGAAAGTAAACATGTTCCAATGAAGTCAATTACTGATTTCAAAGCTGAAATTGAAGAGTTAAAATCAAAAGAATTCTTTGTTAAGCAAGAACTTTTAGATTTTAAATCAGAACTAAAGACACTTCAATTAGTATATGATTATTATACTAGTAAGATACAAAGAAAAGCTGTATCAAAGAACTTCTTAAAGACTGACACAATAGTTACAATACAAGGATGGAATTGTAAAGAAGATAACGATAAGTTAATTTCTATATGCAAAGATGTACTTGGAGATGACTATTACTTAAACTTTGAAGAAGTTAAAGATGAAGAAATTGATGATGTACCAATAAAATTAAAAAATGGTAAAATGACATCAGCATTTGTACAAGTAACTGAAATGTACAGTTATCCAAAGTACAATGAAGTAGACCCAACACCACTATTAGCACCATTCTACTTAATATTCTTTGGTATGATGGTTGCAGATGCTGGATATGGCCTTTTAGTTATGCTTGGATCAATTTTTGCATTAAAAGGATTAAATCTTGATAAAAGTAAAAGAGATTTTGCAAGATTCTTCTTTTATCTAAGTATTCCAACAATAGCATTTGGATTAATATATGGATCATTCTTTGGAGATATGTTACCATTACCAAAACTTGTAGACCCTTCAAGGGATGTTAATACAATACTGATATTATCTATAATTTTAGGAGTAATTCAAATATTCTTTGGACTTGGAATAAAAGCATATACATTAATTAAATTAGGTAAGCCATTAGATGCATTTTATGATGTAGGAGCATGGGTAATTACTTTAGTATCAATAGGACTATTAGTACTTGCACCAATGTTTGGATTACCAGCAATAGTTGGAACTATTTCAAAATTTGCAATGATATTCGGTATGATTGTAATTATTTTAACAGGTGGTAGAGCAGAAAAATCTAAGGGAGCTCAATTAGGTCAAGGGTTATATGCTTTATATGGCATAACAGGATATGTAGGAGACTTAGTATCATATACAAGACTTATGGCATTAGGTTTAGCTGGTGGAAGTATAGCAGGAGCATTAAACTTACTTATTGGTTCTTTACCAGGAGTAGCAGTTTGGATAGTAGGACCTGTATTCTTCATATTAGCTCACATATTTAACTTACTTCTTTCATTATTAGGAGCTTATGTTCATACAGCAAGACTACAATATGTAGAATATTTCTCAAAATTCTATGATGGTGGTGGAAAACCATTTGAACCATTTACCGCTTCAGACAAATATATAAACTTAAAAAGAAATTAG
- a CDS encoding V-type ATP synthase subunit A, whose product MKTGKIIKVAGPLVVAEGMDEANIFDMVKVGEKGLIGEIIEMRGDKASIQVYEETTGIGPGDPVITTGEPLSIELGPGLIESMFDGIQRPLDAIEKAADSPFLKKGVAVKSLNREKKWEFKPTSKVGDEVAPGDVVGTVQETKVVLHKIMVPYGVEGTIKEIKSGEFTVDETVCVVETKEGLKNIMLMQKWPARKGRPYAKKLKPEAPMTTGQRVIDTFFPVAKGGAAAVPGPFGAGKTVVQHAIAKWGDSEIVVYVGCGERGNEMTDVLNEFPELIDPKTGESLMKRTVLIANTSNMPVAAREACIYTGITIAEYFRDMGYSVSIMADSTSRWAEALREMSGRLEEMPGDEGYPAYLGSRLADYYERAGKVVCLGKDGREGAVTAIGAVSPPGGDISEPVSQATLRIVKVFWGLDAQLAYKRHFPSINWLNSYSLYDDTIDSWMNKEIAEDWSYLRQRAMTILQEESSLEEIVRLVGIDALSERDRLKLEVAKSIREDYLQQNAFHEIDTYASLGKQYRMLKLILLFQVESERALDAGVYLDKILKLDDVRDKIARSKYIHEEDIAKMDDIANELKAAIDTLINEGGVQNA is encoded by the coding sequence TTGAAGACCGGAAAGATAATCAAGGTTGCAGGTCCTTTAGTTGTTGCTGAAGGAATGGACGAAGCAAATATATTCGACATGGTTAAGGTTGGAGAAAAGGGTCTTATCGGTGAAATCATTGAAATGAGAGGCGATAAGGCATCTATCCAAGTTTACGAAGAAACTACAGGAATAGGCCCTGGAGACCCAGTTATAACAACTGGAGAACCATTAAGTATAGAACTAGGACCAGGACTTATAGAGTCAATGTTCGATGGAATTCAAAGACCACTTGATGCTATAGAAAAAGCTGCAGATTCACCATTTTTAAAGAAGGGTGTAGCAGTTAAATCATTAAATAGAGAAAAGAAGTGGGAATTTAAACCAACATCTAAAGTTGGGGATGAAGTTGCACCAGGAGACGTTGTAGGAACAGTTCAAGAAACTAAAGTTGTACTTCATAAAATAATGGTACCTTACGGAGTAGAAGGAACTATTAAGGAAATAAAATCAGGAGAATTTACAGTTGATGAAACTGTTTGTGTTGTAGAAACAAAAGAAGGTTTAAAGAACATAATGCTTATGCAAAAATGGCCAGCTAGAAAAGGTAGACCATATGCTAAGAAACTTAAACCAGAAGCACCAATGACTACAGGACAAAGAGTTATAGATACTTTCTTCCCAGTAGCAAAAGGTGGAGCTGCTGCAGTTCCAGGTCCATTCGGAGCTGGTAAAACAGTTGTTCAACATGCTATAGCTAAATGGGGAGATAGTGAAATAGTTGTTTACGTTGGATGCGGAGAACGTGGTAACGAAATGACAGATGTTCTTAACGAGTTCCCAGAACTTATTGACCCAAAAACTGGGGAAAGCTTAATGAAGAGAACAGTACTTATAGCTAATACTTCAAATATGCCAGTTGCTGCTAGAGAAGCTTGCATATATACAGGTATTACAATAGCTGAATACTTCAGAGATATGGGATACTCAGTATCAATAATGGCAGATTCAACTTCAAGATGGGCAGAAGCATTAAGAGAAATGTCAGGTAGACTTGAAGAAATGCCAGGTGATGAAGGATATCCAGCATACTTAGGATCAAGACTTGCTGATTACTATGAAAGAGCAGGTAAAGTTGTTTGTTTAGGTAAAGATGGCAGAGAAGGTGCTGTAACAGCAATCGGTGCCGTATCACCTCCAGGAGGAGATATTTCAGAACCAGTATCACAAGCAACACTAAGAATAGTTAAAGTTTTCTGGGGGCTAGATGCACAACTTGCATATAAGAGACATTTCCCATCAATTAACTGGTTAAACTCATATTCATTATATGATGATACTATAGATAGTTGGATGAACAAGGAAATAGCAGAAGACTGGTCATACTTAAGACAAAGAGCTATGACTATACTTCAAGAAGAATCATCACTTGAAGAAATAGTTAGACTTGTAGGTATCGATGCTCTATCAGAAAGAGATAGATTAAAGCTAGAAGTTGCTAAGTCAATAAGAGAAGATTATCTTCAACAAAATGCATTCCATGAAATAGATACGTATGCTTCATTAGGAAAGCAATACAGAATGCTTAAATTAATACTTTTATTCCAAGTTGAATCAGAAAGAGCTTTAGATGCTGGAGTTTACTTAGATAAGATATTAAAATTAGATGATGTAAGAGATAAGATAGCTAGAAGTAAGTACATTCACGAAGAAGATATAGCTAAAATGGATGATATTGCTAATGAATTAAAAGCTGCTATAGATACATTAATCAACGAAGGAGGGGTTCAAAATGCTTAA
- a CDS encoding V-type ATP synthase subunit C: MDVMQFTQALSRIWVLETRLLDKAKIERMIDADSADEALKILGETEYSNVMANVKRTTDYEEILTSELKRVYDLVKELCPVKDVVRLMSIKYDYHNLKVLLKGKFLEKDLSYMLIHLGDLELTEVKRKIDSENYKELDSKLERAVLEAVAEFEITKDPQKIDIIIDNYMFKEMVELKNELNYGFTDKLVKAIIDSTNVRTLLRIKKQNKGREFALEVLVPGGAIDPSTLVSLINESPENIISKLNSTIYSDMIKEGIEAYINTDSVNLLEKLSDNYIMALMKDSKLVTFGPERILAYIYAKETEIKIIRIIMVGKLNNIAEEVIKERLRDIYV, from the coding sequence ATGGACGTAATGCAATTTACCCAAGCATTATCAAGAATTTGGGTATTAGAAACCAGACTCCTTGATAAGGCCAAAATAGAAAGAATGATTGATGCTGATTCAGCAGATGAAGCATTAAAGATACTTGGTGAAACTGAGTATTCAAATGTAATGGCTAATGTTAAAAGAACTACAGATTACGAAGAAATTCTAACATCTGAGTTAAAGAGAGTTTACGATTTAGTAAAGGAACTTTGCCCAGTTAAAGATGTAGTTAGATTAATGAGTATTAAATATGATTATCACAACTTAAAAGTACTTTTAAAAGGAAAATTCCTTGAAAAAGATTTATCATATATGCTTATACATTTAGGAGATTTAGAATTAACTGAAGTTAAGCGTAAGATTGATAGTGAAAATTATAAGGAACTAGATTCAAAATTAGAAAGAGCAGTATTAGAAGCTGTAGCTGAGTTTGAAATTACTAAAGATCCTCAAAAGATAGATATAATTATTGATAATTATATGTTTAAAGAAATGGTTGAACTTAAAAATGAGCTAAACTATGGATTTACAGATAAACTTGTAAAAGCAATAATTGATTCAACTAATGTTAGAACATTATTAAGAATCAAGAAGCAAAACAAGGGAAGAGAATTTGCTTTAGAGGTATTAGTTCCAGGTGGAGCTATAGATCCAAGTACATTAGTTTCACTAATTAATGAATCACCAGAAAATATAATATCTAAGCTTAATAGTACAATTTATTCAGATATGATTAAAGAAGGTATAGAAGCTTATATTAATACAGATTCTGTAAATCTTTTAGAAAAATTAAGTGATAATTATATTATGGCACTTATGAAGGATTCTAAACTTGTTACCTTTGGGCCAGAAAGAATATTAGCATATATTTACGCAAAGGAAACAGAGATAAAAATAATAAGAATTATAATGGTTGGCAAGCTTAATAATATTGCTGAGGAAGTAATAAAAGAAAGGCTGCGTGATATTTATGTATAA